One genomic window of Alphaproteobacteria bacterium includes the following:
- a CDS encoding YebC/PmpR family DNA-binding transcriptional regulator: MAGHSQFKNIMHRKGAQDAKRARIFAKIAREIMVAARSGLPDPHSNPRLRTALACARAANMPRDNVERAMKRAIGNEDNTVYEEVRYEGYGPGGVAVIVETLTDNRNRTASEIRSAFNKHGGNLGETGGVSFMFERIGMLKFDAGKVSFDSLFEAAVEAGADNVEAHPIEDSDGFLEVTCSMDLFAIVRDQLVDKIGDPVEAKIIWRPLNAVPCAEDTARTLIKLVDVLEDNDDVQNVYANFDISDEVSAKLLS, translated from the coding sequence ATGGCAGGACATTCACAATTTAAAAACATCATGCACAGAAAAGGGGCTCAGGATGCAAAAAGAGCCCGAATTTTTGCAAAAATAGCCCGCGAAATTATGGTCGCTGCACGATCTGGATTGCCGGATCCGCACTCAAACCCCAGGCTTCGGACCGCCCTGGCCTGTGCCCGTGCCGCCAATATGCCCCGTGATAATGTTGAACGGGCAATGAAACGCGCAATCGGTAACGAAGACAATACTGTTTATGAAGAAGTCCGCTACGAAGGGTATGGCCCCGGTGGTGTGGCCGTTATCGTCGAAACCCTGACAGACAACCGCAACCGAACAGCATCGGAAATTCGGTCGGCATTTAACAAGCATGGCGGAAACCTGGGTGAAACCGGGGGCGTAAGCTTTATGTTTGAACGCATAGGGATGCTTAAATTTGATGCAGGCAAAGTATCTTTTGATTCCTTGTTTGAGGCAGCCGTTGAAGCCGGCGCCGACAATGTTGAGGCTCATCCTATAGAAGATTCCGATGGTTTCCTAGAAGTCACCTGTTCGATGGATTTATTTGCAATCGTTCGGGATCAATTGGTTGATAAAATTGGTGACCCTGTGGAGGCTAAAATTATTTGGCGTCCCCTCAATGCCGTGCCCTGTGCCGAAGATACCGCCCGCACCCTGATCAAGTTGGTTGATGTTTTGGAAGACAATGACGACGTTCAAAACGTTTATGCAAATTTCGATATATCGGACGAAGTATCGGCGAAATTGCTGAGTTAG
- a CDS encoding glycosyltransferase family 2 protein, whose protein sequence is MKFSVIIPVYKNQGSIPRLLQTLTSMSHELNGPMEVVFVVDGSPDDSFVLLRDALDGLDFSAQLLVHSRNFGSFPAIRSGLIAARGQYFGVMAADLQEPPDLLISFFKALDADECDVTIGTRISRNDPFMSRLASGVFWKLYRRLVVHDMPEGGVDIFGCNQLFRDQLVRLEESRSSLIALIFWLGFRRKLIGYERLARQEGVSAWTLKKKIDFMMDSVFAFTDYPIRLLTKIGIIGCALSVVFAAIVFSGRLLGAITVPGYAAIMIAVFFFGTLNLFGLGLIGTYAWRGYENSKQRPLSVVSMRFENHK, encoded by the coding sequence ATGAAATTCTCTGTCATTATTCCGGTTTATAAAAACCAAGGGTCGATCCCACGATTGCTTCAAACATTGACATCTATGAGCCATGAATTGAACGGCCCCATGGAAGTGGTGTTTGTGGTTGATGGTAGTCCTGATGATTCTTTTGTATTGCTTCGTGATGCACTTGATGGGCTGGATTTTTCGGCACAGCTGTTGGTTCACTCCAGAAATTTTGGGTCCTTCCCTGCTATACGTTCGGGATTGATAGCGGCTCGTGGTCAGTATTTTGGCGTAATGGCGGCCGATTTACAGGAACCCCCAGATCTGCTAATTTCCTTCTTTAAGGCTCTTGATGCCGATGAATGTGATGTAACTATTGGAACGCGAATAAGTCGCAATGATCCATTTATGTCCCGACTGGCATCGGGTGTATTCTGGAAATTATACCGACGCCTGGTTGTTCACGACATGCCAGAGGGGGGTGTTGATATTTTTGGATGCAATCAACTGTTTCGCGATCAACTGGTTCGGCTGGAAGAATCTCGGTCCTCTCTAATAGCTCTTATCTTTTGGTTGGGATTTCGACGCAAGCTTATTGGCTACGAACGCCTTGCCCGCCAAGAGGGTGTCTCAGCCTGGACACTCAAAAAGAAGATTGATTTCATGATGGATAGTGTCTTTGCTTTTACCGATTACCCCATTCGATTGTTAACCAAGATTGGAATAATTGGATGTGCACTATCTGTTGTTTTTGCAGCGATTGTATTTTCTGGGCGTCTATTGGGGGCAATCACTGTTCCGGGTTATGCGGCGATCATGATTGCTGTGTTTTTTTTCGGAACGCTCAATTTGTTTGGGCTTGGTTTAATTGGAACCTATGCTTGGCGTGGCTATGAAAACAGCAAGCAACGACCGCTATCTGTTGTGTCAATGAGATTTGAAAACCACAAATGA
- a CDS encoding anion permease yields the protein MSQVIKFLVPVVVGLCLFFMPMPVGVDPKGWHLFAIFVPTILGIILKPLPMGPVALLGLVTAILTGTLELKDGLSGFSSPEIWLIVFVFFIARGIIKTQLGTRVAYLFVRMLGKRTLGLGYGMILTELFIAPGIPSSAARAGGIMYPILRSISQALGSDPEHGTERKLGSYLTQVCFHGNLITSAMFLTAMAANPIVVSIAAKNGVTITWANWALAASVPGLTSIILIPLILYFVYPPEVKILPEAVTIAKQKLHEMGPISGSEWIMLGVFSMMLFLWIFGKQWGISTCTTALLGLCLLLVTKVLTWKDILEEHEAWHILVWASILVMMSAYLEKFGFIAWFSGSMESMVLGWSWMAAFMVLALVYFYSHYFFASNTAHVSAMYAAFLAVSISAGAPPLLAAMVLGFLSSLFSSTTHYGSTPAVILFGTGYVTMTAWWSLGFLISIVNLLIWFGVGGIWWKALGIW from the coding sequence TTGAGCCAGGTTATTAAATTCCTTGTCCCTGTTGTTGTGGGATTGTGTTTGTTCTTTATGCCAATGCCGGTGGGCGTTGATCCAAAGGGCTGGCACTTGTTCGCCATTTTTGTCCCTACAATTCTGGGAATTATCTTGAAACCGCTTCCCATGGGACCTGTGGCGTTATTGGGTTTGGTGACAGCAATCCTGACGGGAACATTAGAACTAAAAGACGGATTATCAGGATTTTCTTCGCCCGAAATTTGGTTGATCGTTTTTGTATTTTTTATTGCCCGCGGAATTATTAAAACGCAACTGGGAACCCGGGTTGCCTATTTATTTGTCCGGATGCTTGGAAAACGAACACTGGGCCTTGGATACGGAATGATATTGACAGAATTATTCATAGCCCCCGGTATTCCTAGCAGTGCCGCCAGGGCGGGTGGCATCATGTATCCAATTTTGCGATCCATTTCCCAAGCCTTGGGCAGTGATCCAGAACACGGAACAGAAAGAAAACTGGGCAGCTATTTGACCCAGGTCTGCTTTCATGGAAACCTAATAACAAGTGCTATGTTTTTAACCGCTATGGCCGCAAATCCAATTGTGGTGTCCATTGCTGCAAAAAATGGGGTCACGATTACTTGGGCAAATTGGGCCTTGGCAGCCTCTGTCCCGGGGTTAACCAGCATTATTCTGATCCCGCTTATCCTGTACTTTGTTTATCCGCCAGAGGTTAAAATCCTGCCGGAGGCTGTCACCATTGCCAAACAAAAGTTGCATGAAATGGGCCCAATCAGCGGATCTGAATGGATCATGTTGGGCGTCTTTTCCATGATGTTGTTTTTGTGGATTTTTGGTAAGCAGTGGGGTATATCCACCTGCACAACGGCACTGTTGGGGTTGTGCTTATTGCTTGTCACAAAAGTCTTAACCTGGAAAGACATTCTAGAGGAACACGAAGCCTGGCATATCCTTGTGTGGGCATCCATTCTGGTCATGATGTCGGCTTATCTGGAAAAATTCGGATTCATTGCATGGTTTAGTGGATCCATGGAATCAATGGTATTAGGGTGGTCGTGGATGGCTGCTTTCATGGTATTGGCGCTTGTTTATTTTTATAGCCATTATTTCTTTGCCAGCAATACAGCCCACGTCAGCGCGATGTACGCCGCATTTTTGGCCGTATCCATTTCAGCGGGGGCACCACCCCTTTTGGCGGCGATGGTTTTAGGATTTTTAAGCAGTTTATTCTCAAGCACAACACATTATGGATCAACACCAGCTGTTATTTTGTTTGGAACGGGCTATGTGACAATGACAGCCTGGTGGAGCCTTGGGTTTTTAATCAGTATCGTCAATCTGTTGATATGGTTCGGTGTCGGCGGAATTTGGTGGAAAGCGTTGGGGATTTGGTAA
- a CDS encoding molybdopterin-binding protein, giving the protein MNASLSEITAGIVVIGNEILSGRTQDTNVVYIAQHLTGLGIDLQEVRIVPDTESAIIKAVNELRPLYTYIFTTGGIGSTHDDITVVSIAKAFECPLVENPEAMKILQDNYGETQYDSVRRRMALMPDGVRLINNPVYKCPSFQIENVFVLAGLPLIMHDMFQSILPRLKRGRPIFSCSVTSSLLEHVITDALSEIQDAHPQLSIGSYPFHEANRHGTSFVVRGTNRDDLTKAIDDLAAMVRSFGAEPIVDC; this is encoded by the coding sequence ATGAACGCATCGCTTTCTGAAATAACGGCCGGTATTGTTGTTATCGGGAACGAGATTCTATCCGGTCGCACGCAAGATACAAACGTAGTCTATATTGCCCAGCACCTTACGGGGCTAGGAATAGATTTACAAGAGGTGCGCATCGTTCCTGACACAGAAAGCGCCATCATTAAGGCTGTCAATGAATTGCGCCCATTGTATACTTACATTTTTACAACTGGGGGTATTGGATCAACCCACGATGATATTACGGTCGTAAGCATCGCAAAAGCTTTTGAGTGTCCGTTAGTTGAAAATCCCGAAGCGATGAAAATATTGCAGGATAATTATGGTGAAACACAGTACGATTCTGTGCGTCGCCGAATGGCATTGATGCCCGACGGGGTAAGGCTAATTAATAACCCTGTGTACAAATGCCCATCGTTCCAAATAGAAAATGTTTTCGTTTTGGCTGGGCTTCCTTTGATTATGCATGATATGTTCCAATCCATCTTGCCGCGCCTCAAAAGGGGGAGGCCTATTTTCAGCTGTTCTGTAACAAGTTCCCTGTTGGAACACGTTATAACCGACGCATTATCAGAAATTCAGGATGCTCACCCCCAACTATCCATTGGCAGCTATCCCTTTCATGAAGCCAATCGTCATGGAACAAGCTTTGTTGTGCGCGGAACAAACAGAGATGACCTGACAAAGGCAATAGACGATTTGGCTGCGATGGTTCGATCTTTTGGTGCGGAACCCATTGTGGACTGTTAA
- the rfbA gene encoding glucose-1-phosphate thymidylyltransferase RfbA translates to MKKRKGIILAGGSGTRLHPLTTVVSKQLLPIYDKPMIYYPLSTLMLAGIRDILIISTPHDMPQFKELLGDGSKWGLNFEYIVQPSPDGLAQAFILGEDFLEGGPSALILGDNLFYGSSIQSILHRSSAKESGATIFAYAVHDPERYGVVQFDSQNKVINIEEKPKKPLSRYAVTGLYFYDEHVVEIAKSVRPSERGELEITDINNEYLRQSNLSVEIFGRGYTWLDTGTHQAMLEASQFIATIQNRQGFQIANPEEIAWRQGWISLDQLKDLGGILMKSLYGKYLLDLESSPKGSS, encoded by the coding sequence ATGAAAAAACGTAAAGGCATTATATTGGCAGGCGGATCCGGTACCAGATTGCATCCCCTGACCACTGTTGTTTCAAAACAATTATTGCCAATTTATGATAAGCCTATGATTTATTATCCGCTGTCAACCCTGATGCTGGCTGGAATTCGGGATATTCTTATCATTTCAACGCCCCATGATATGCCTCAGTTTAAAGAATTACTGGGAGACGGATCCAAATGGGGGCTTAACTTTGAATATATCGTTCAACCTTCTCCGGATGGTTTGGCGCAAGCCTTTATTTTGGGCGAAGATTTCTTGGAAGGTGGTCCATCGGCCCTCATTTTGGGTGACAACCTGTTTTATGGCAGCAGCATCCAAAGTATACTCCATCGTTCATCCGCAAAGGAAAGTGGTGCAACAATATTCGCTTATGCTGTTCACGATCCGGAACGATACGGCGTTGTGCAATTTGATTCCCAAAACAAAGTTATTAATATCGAGGAAAAACCAAAAAAACCGCTATCGCGCTATGCAGTAACGGGTCTTTATTTTTATGATGAACACGTCGTTGAAATAGCCAAGTCTGTTAGGCCCTCTGAACGGGGTGAATTGGAAATCACAGATATCAATAATGAATATCTGCGACAATCTAATTTGTCAGTAGAGATCTTTGGGCGGGGATATACATGGCTTGATACGGGTACACACCAAGCCATGCTAGAGGCATCCCAATTCATCGCAACAATACAAAATCGCCAAGGATTTCAAATTGCAAACCCAGAGGAAATTGCATGGCGTCAAGGGTGGATTTCTCTCGATCAGCTAAAAGATCTTGGGGGGATTTTAATGAAGTCTTTATATGGAAAATACCTATTGGATTTGGAATCCTCACCAAAGGGCTCTAGCTGA
- a CDS encoding LysE family translocator encodes MLVLFAKGLIAGFSIAAPVGPIGILCIQRSLQDGFKIGLMTGLGAACADGLYGLIAGFGLTSVSSLFMTHQNWIRFIGGTLLLYLGVRLFRTIPPDQSMKNPDELPARRSSWYTFSATFLLTLTNPITILLFIAVFSGLELNTTSANYAEATVLSMGIVLGATAWWLLLSSGVSFIFRRRLSVTAMRRINQFSGIVLLAFGIFVLAIR; translated from the coding sequence ATGCTGGTTCTTTTTGCAAAAGGGTTGATCGCGGGTTTTTCAATCGCGGCACCCGTTGGTCCAATCGGCATACTGTGTATTCAACGATCCCTTCAGGATGGATTTAAAATTGGGCTGATGACGGGGTTGGGGGCAGCCTGCGCCGATGGTTTGTATGGATTGATTGCCGGTTTTGGTCTGACATCCGTATCATCATTGTTTATGACGCATCAAAATTGGATACGGTTTATTGGTGGTACGCTTTTGCTCTATCTTGGTGTCCGATTATTCCGAACGATTCCGCCTGACCAATCGATGAAAAACCCCGATGAATTGCCGGCTCGACGATCATCGTGGTATACGTTCTCAGCAACATTCTTATTGACATTAACAAACCCAATAACGATTTTATTGTTTATTGCTGTGTTTTCTGGGCTTGAACTCAACACAACAAGCGCAAATTATGCTGAAGCTACTGTTCTTTCTATGGGTATAGTATTGGGCGCAACAGCGTGGTGGTTGTTGCTTAGCAGCGGCGTTTCCTTTATTTTTCGTCGACGCCTGAGCGTAACTGCCATGCGCAGAATTAATCAATTCTCTGGGATTGTTCTTTTAGCTTTTGGTATTTTTGTCTTAGCGATAAGATAG
- a CDS encoding DegT/DnrJ/EryC1/StrS family aminotransferase, whose protein sequence is MQINDLSSKISNNRAFIRAAIDRVIDRGWVILGPEVKQFETSFAAYLGAHHCISVANGTDAIELALKALEVNKGDCVATVANAGMYTTTALLAIGALPFFLDVDKMTHNTTLAEVERAIKEGAKAVVVTHLYGLAVPEIENIALLCRQNGVPLLEDCAQAHGAMMNGKRVGTFGDASSFSFYPTKNLGALGDGGAIVTNSSAVAEKISRLRQYGWTAKYRVEIPGARNSRLDEMQAAILLAFLPSLDSSNDRRREVAKQYNEKIHHPKIDVPGHHGNGYVAHLYVVRSQDRDSLRAHLQSLDIASDVHYPIPDYRQPVFGGHFSGTHLENTDCLASEVLTLPCYPEMTDREVDQVISAVNAWQS, encoded by the coding sequence ATGCAAATAAATGATCTCTCATCAAAAATATCAAATAATCGCGCCTTTATAAGAGCGGCCATTGATAGAGTTATCGATAGAGGCTGGGTGATCCTTGGACCAGAGGTTAAACAATTTGAAACCAGTTTTGCGGCTTATCTGGGTGCACACCATTGTATCAGTGTTGCCAATGGAACGGATGCGATTGAGTTGGCTTTAAAAGCTCTTGAGGTCAACAAAGGGGACTGCGTAGCAACGGTTGCCAACGCAGGTATGTATACAACAACCGCCTTGTTGGCGATTGGTGCTTTGCCATTTTTTCTTGATGTAGACAAAATGACGCACAATACAACATTGGCCGAAGTTGAGCGCGCCATTAAAGAGGGAGCAAAGGCCGTCGTTGTTACACATCTTTATGGATTGGCCGTTCCAGAAATCGAAAATATTGCTTTGCTGTGTCGTCAAAACGGGGTTCCTCTTTTGGAGGATTGTGCACAGGCACATGGTGCAATGATGAATGGAAAGCGCGTTGGTACGTTTGGCGATGCCTCTAGTTTCAGCTTTTATCCAACAAAAAATCTTGGCGCACTTGGCGATGGCGGCGCTATCGTGACCAACAGTTCTGCTGTCGCTGAAAAAATTTCCCGTCTTCGTCAATATGGATGGACGGCAAAATATCGGGTCGAGATCCCTGGTGCACGTAATAGTCGGCTCGATGAAATGCAGGCTGCTATTCTTTTGGCTTTTCTTCCAAGTCTTGATTCCAGCAACGATCGGCGACGTGAAGTTGCAAAACAGTATAATGAAAAAATACATCATCCAAAAATCGATGTACCTGGACACCACGGAAACGGGTATGTTGCGCACTTGTACGTTGTGCGTAGTCAAGATCGGGACAGTCTGCGCGCCCATTTGCAAAGTTTAGATATTGCATCTGATGTGCATTATCCAATTCCTGATTACAGACAGCCGGTATTTGGGGGCCACTTTTCGGGGACACACCTAGAAAACACCGACTGCTTGGCTAGTGAAGTATTGACGTTGCCGTGCTATCCGGAAATGACCGACAGAGAGGTTGATCAGGTTATTTCGGCTGTCAATGCGTGGCAATCATGA
- the rfbB gene encoding dTDP-glucose 4,6-dehydratase: MIFVTGGAGFIGSNFILEWFSKTTEALLNLDNLTYAGNLANLESVNDKAHYHFVKGDINDRTLLNALFDAHKPRALINFAAESHVDRSIHGPAIFIKTNIEGTFALLETAKEYWSSLAADDREKFRFLHVSTDEVYGSLDEDAPPFSETHPYQPNSPYSASKAASDHLVRAWHHTYGFPVLTTNCSNNYGPYQFPEKLIPLTIARALQNKNIPIYGDGKNIRDWLYVGDHCNAIMVALNEGKVGETYNIGGWNEIKNIDIVTTICDLLDELRPDALGPYKRLITFIQDRPGHDRRYAINATKIHKDLGWHPQETFYTGIRKTVEWYLSNQDWVKNIESGSYQNWIQKNYSNCL; encoded by the coding sequence ATGATTTTTGTAACTGGTGGCGCGGGGTTTATTGGTTCCAATTTTATTTTGGAATGGTTTTCAAAAACAACCGAAGCCCTTTTAAATTTAGATAACTTGACCTACGCAGGAAATCTTGCAAACCTGGAATCTGTAAACGATAAGGCACACTATCATTTTGTCAAGGGGGATATTAATGATCGCACTCTCTTGAATGCTCTTTTTGATGCTCATAAACCTCGTGCGCTTATTAATTTTGCTGCAGAAAGCCACGTAGACAGATCCATTCACGGGCCTGCTATATTTATCAAAACAAACATCGAGGGAACATTTGCATTACTAGAGACGGCCAAAGAGTATTGGAGTTCCTTGGCGGCGGATGATAGGGAAAAATTCCGTTTTTTACATGTTTCAACCGATGAAGTTTATGGATCCCTGGACGAAGATGCTCCGCCATTTTCTGAGACACATCCCTATCAACCAAACAGTCCCTATTCGGCCAGCAAGGCTGCTAGCGATCATTTAGTGCGTGCATGGCATCATACTTATGGATTTCCAGTTTTAACGACGAATTGTTCAAATAATTATGGGCCCTACCAATTTCCTGAAAAGTTAATTCCCTTGACCATTGCGCGTGCTTTGCAGAATAAAAATATTCCCATTTATGGTGATGGAAAAAATATTCGCGATTGGCTGTATGTTGGGGATCACTGTAATGCCATTATGGTTGCATTGAACGAGGGAAAAGTTGGCGAGACATATAATATTGGCGGTTGGAATGAAATCAAAAACATTGATATCGTAACAACGATTTGTGATCTGCTGGACGAACTAAGGCCAGACGCCCTTGGGCCCTATAAGCGGCTCATTACGTTCATACAGGATCGCCCTGGACATGATCGTCGATATGCAATTAACGCAACAAAAATCCACAAAGACCTTGGTTGGCATCCACAGGAAACGTTTTATACAGGCATCAGAAAAACCGTTGAATGGTACCTAAGCAACCAAGACTGGGTGAAAAATATTGAAAGCGGGAGCTATCAGAATTGGATCCAGAAAAACTATAGCAATTGTTTGTAG
- a CDS encoding sugar translocase has protein sequence MNLTPNKSHQDFSGPLNFFTVLRSEWRWCLFGAIVSFVLASVLVTGFPRGLVPNLAYPYIYGGDGLSHLWMIRCIMEGWIFENSRNGFPFGSGFLDYPGSDFGNLLVLKLIGFFSGETQSVFNLFFLLSFPVTFITSFCVLKSIGLIRWYALAAAALFTFLPFHFQRIPHLFYTWYFVVPLFFYAAFFIAYKTNNETVYGGNWKKNLFKFIFFISLALFGVYYAFFGAIVFAVAGLAGWGRSGDISCIKQSAIAVAIVSFGVLINVAPSIVYKCMNGSNPEVARRSSAEAEIHGLKLIQMVIPRADHRIKLFSKITQKYQVGRPLVHENATATLGIVGASGFCFLGLVLLLKLSGRSVDSRLVFLSMIVYVLFLFGTIGGLGAIFSFFISPLMRGWNRISVFIGFGSIAAFFFILQDRIERFGSRSKSTGAFLVSAGIVLLLGLFDQTVTNSMPGDSTKSAYKLDKDFIEQIERSVPKGSAIYQLPYIPFPEAPILHRLDEYCLTAGFIHSKSLNWSYGGIRGRKGDLFYKALSQKPTAEQINTIRKMGFSGIYIDRRGFADNADALINELTALLKAEPTLKRADGEVAFFRLEPILYASAENTPSMRNGFHS, from the coding sequence GTGAATCTTACCCCAAACAAAAGTCATCAGGATTTTTCTGGTCCGTTAAATTTTTTCACCGTATTGCGCAGTGAATGGAGGTGGTGTCTTTTTGGGGCCATTGTTTCATTTGTGCTAGCCAGCGTTTTAGTGACTGGATTTCCCCGGGGTTTAGTGCCAAATCTTGCATATCCTTACATCTATGGTGGGGATGGTCTAAGTCATCTGTGGATGATACGGTGCATTATGGAGGGGTGGATATTTGAAAATTCCCGAAACGGATTCCCTTTTGGATCTGGTTTTCTGGATTATCCGGGATCGGACTTTGGCAATCTTCTTGTTTTAAAGTTGATTGGTTTTTTTTCCGGGGAAACCCAGTCGGTCTTTAACTTATTTTTCTTGTTGAGCTTTCCGGTGACGTTTATTACGTCCTTTTGTGTGCTGAAATCAATTGGTTTGATTCGTTGGTATGCTCTTGCCGCAGCCGCACTTTTCACATTTTTGCCGTTTCATTTTCAAAGAATACCCCACCTTTTTTATACGTGGTATTTTGTTGTTCCGTTATTTTTTTATGCAGCCTTTTTTATTGCCTATAAAACGAATAACGAAACGGTTTATGGTGGAAATTGGAAAAAGAATCTTTTTAAATTCATTTTTTTCATTAGCCTTGCGTTGTTTGGAGTTTATTATGCATTTTTTGGAGCCATAGTCTTTGCTGTTGCGGGACTTGCTGGCTGGGGCAGAAGTGGCGATATTTCCTGCATAAAGCAGTCCGCGATCGCCGTTGCCATTGTATCTTTCGGTGTATTAATAAATGTCGCCCCTAGTATTGTTTATAAGTGTATGAATGGATCGAATCCAGAAGTGGCAAGAAGGAGCTCTGCAGAGGCAGAAATTCATGGACTTAAATTGATCCAGATGGTCATTCCGCGCGCCGACCATCGGATAAAGCTTTTTTCTAAAATAACGCAAAAATACCAAGTGGGTCGCCCGCTTGTCCATGAGAACGCAACCGCTACCCTTGGAATCGTAGGGGCGTCTGGATTTTGTTTCCTTGGATTGGTTCTTTTGCTTAAACTATCGGGTCGATCAGTTGATTCACGTCTGGTGTTTTTGTCGATGATTGTTTATGTTCTTTTCTTGTTTGGTACAATTGGTGGCCTTGGGGCGATATTTTCTTTTTTCATTTCGCCCCTTATGCGCGGATGGAACCGAATTAGCGTTTTTATCGGGTTTGGTTCAATTGCTGCATTTTTTTTCATACTTCAGGATAGGATTGAACGTTTCGGCTCTCGGTCAAAATCAACAGGAGCATTCCTGGTATCGGCCGGTATTGTGCTTTTGTTGGGATTATTCGATCAAACTGTTACCAATTCTATGCCTGGTGATTCGACCAAAAGCGCCTATAAATTGGATAAAGATTTTATTGAGCAGATTGAACGGTCTGTTCCGAAAGGAAGCGCCATCTACCAATTGCCGTACATACCATTTCCAGAGGCCCCGATACTTCATCGATTGGATGAATATTGCCTAACGGCGGGTTTTATCCATTCAAAATCGCTGAATTGGAGTTACGGCGGAATAAGGGGTCGCAAGGGTGACCTTTTCTATAAAGCCCTTTCCCAAAAACCAACCGCAGAACAAATTAATACAATACGAAAAATGGGTTTTTCTGGGATTTATATTGATCGGCGCGGTTTTGCAGACAATGCGGATGCGCTCATTAATGAACTGACTGCGCTGCTTAAGGCTGAACCAACCCTAAAAAGGGCGGATGGCGAGGTTGCTTTCTTTCGATTGGAACCAATACTTTATGCCTCGGCTGAAAATACACCTTCTATGAGAAATGGATTCCATTCATGA
- a CDS encoding WxcM-like domain-containing protein: MLPTIKIHNTADVQTTNIGSRTTIWQFVSILSGAQIGSDVNICAHCFIENDVIVGNRTTIKCGVYLWDGIRLGDDVFVGPNVTFSNDKYPRSKIYPDSFLETIVQDEASIGAGAILLPGITIGRGAMIGAGAVVTKSVPPYAVVVGNPAKIVDYTKKTTLADDVAPSKRIGIGGVTLCRLKRINDKRGDLSVGEFPTDIPFNPKRYFLVFNVPDNETRGEHAHHACHQFLICVKGSCVVTVDDGESRQEILLESPDVGIYLPPLIWGVQRKYSNDAVLLVFTSDYYDVDDYIRNYAEFVEIAQTKNRKLDVVFIPQDDLRSKN, encoded by the coding sequence ATGTTACCAACGATCAAAATTCACAATACTGCCGATGTCCAGACAACCAATATCGGATCCAGAACAACAATCTGGCAATTTGTATCCATTCTTTCGGGGGCACAAATAGGTTCCGATGTTAATATTTGCGCCCATTGTTTTATTGAAAACGATGTGATCGTTGGAAACCGAACAACAATTAAGTGCGGTGTTTATCTGTGGGATGGCATTCGTTTGGGGGATGATGTTTTTGTGGGGCCAAACGTTACTTTTAGCAATGATAAATACCCACGTTCAAAAATTTATCCAGATTCCTTTCTTGAAACCATCGTCCAAGACGAAGCCTCTATCGGTGCTGGGGCTATATTATTGCCAGGAATTACCATAGGTCGCGGAGCAATGATTGGTGCTGGCGCGGTGGTTACCAAATCCGTACCGCCCTATGCCGTTGTGGTTGGCAATCCAGCAAAAATTGTTGATTATACTAAAAAAACAACATTGGCAGACGACGTAGCCCCCTCAAAACGAATCGGCATAGGTGGTGTGACCCTGTGCCGCCTTAAACGCATCAATGACAAGCGCGGAGATCTTTCGGTTGGGGAATTTCCAACCGACATTCCATTCAACCCCAAGCGGTATTTTCTGGTTTTTAATGTTCCAGATAATGAAACCCGCGGTGAACACGCCCATCATGCGTGTCATCAATTTTTAATTTGCGTAAAGGGGAGCTGTGTGGTGACCGTTGATGACGGTGAATCCCGCCAGGAAATCTTGCTTGAATCACCCGACGTAGGTATTTATTTGCCCCCCCTAATATGGGGCGTCCAGAGAAAATACTCCAACGACGCTGTTTTGCTTGTATTTACATCAGACTATTATGATGTAGATGACTATATTCGAAATTATGCTGAATTCGTTGAGATTGCTCAGACGAAAAACCGGAAGTTAGATGTTGTGTTCATCCCCCAAGACGATCTAAGATCTAAAAATTAG